The Salvelinus fontinalis isolate EN_2023a chromosome 34, ASM2944872v1, whole genome shotgun sequence region CTGCCCAACGACACCCGCCGACTTTACCTGGACGGTAACCTCCTCACCACCATCCCCGCCGACGCCTTTGCAGGGCTTCCTTTACTCAACGAGCTGGACCTCTCCCACAATGAACTAACTCAGATGGAGCCGGGGGCCTTCCGGGGTCTGGTCCCCTCTCTCAGGAGCCTggacctgtcctctaacagactgaCCACCCTGAAGCCAGAGGTCCTGGGGGGCCTGAGGGCCCAGGCCAACCTCACCCACAACCCCTGGCACTGTGACTGCCGCCTCCAGGTGGCTATGCCTCGGCTGGACCTGGAACCGGTATCACTGGCTGGCGTGGTGTGCCACACTTCGGAGCCCAAGGACGTCGGCGTAGATACAGGGGTGCCCTTCATCATGGTGGCGGCCGACCTGGACCTGTGCGCAGGGCTCAAGAGGACCACGGACGTGGCCATGCTGGTGACCATGTTCGGCTGGTTCGCCATGGTCATCTCCTACCTGGTGTATTATGTCAGGCACAACCAGGAGGACACACGGAGACACCTAGAGTACCTCAAGTCCCTTCCCAGCAAACTGGACAGGCCAGAGGAGTCCTCTAAACTCAGCACAGTGGTGTGAGAAGTAAATtaccagacctgggtcaaatGCATTTTGTCAGGTACTTTCAAATTCTGTGCTTGATTTAGCTTGATTGCTGTGCAAGGAGGTagagtttgcacttttgggacaatTCTTATGTAGTAGGTGAGCTAAATCAAGCGCACCTGTAGTATTCGAAAGTATTTGACATATATTTACCTAGGTCAGGTAGAGACACAGGAAATAACAGCCAAACACCTCAAACGGATCAAAAAAGGAAATGCGTAAACTTGGAAATAGACCgggatactactgcactgtacaGGTTTTCACCAGTAATCCATTGGAAACGCAATACCTCACGGTAACATTTCATTCAAACAAATTCACACTCTTTGATGAATTGTCATTACATTAGACTCTTTATTTTCTCATAGCTGTTTGTTATACGGATGAAGGAATTATTTTACACATACATTTGTGAATATTCTAAATGTATTTGCAAATCAGTCTGTCTTTATGTAAGATACTCTGTATTTGAAAATGATTTAATTCCAACAAGGTATTGAAAGATTGTCAAATGCATAACTATTTCACAATGGACTGCTGAGGGCACCGTTTTGTTGTTATTCAGGAATGCACGTTGTCATAAAATGTCCCCATATTAGTAATAAACTGTGCTTGGCAGTATAACAGAGACTGCATTGTTCTTCCAGCAGCTGTACTCATTGAATGTTGGATCTTTATGTTCTGGATGAGAACCCCATGTAATCATCAAACATTGTACCGGAAAGAATAAAATCATGAAATGCTCCTTCATTTTTATTTTGGACACAATACCATATTTATTCACAGTTGTATTGCATGTAATATTTCATTTCACACAAAGACCGCCTGAACATATCACctttttcatttattttaaaTGAACAATGTGTTCATTATATTGAATCATGATATTTGACAGACCATAGTGCACGATGGCAAAAGTAGTTTAGAAATATGAATTGCGCAACTTCAATCAGTGGGTCCAACaagtaattgtaaaaaaaaaaaaaaatgtttaaatgaGTTCACTGTCTGAAGTCTTATTTCAATTTCCTCCAAGCCTCATGAATTATTTTGATCACACTAACAGGTATGTCTTTTAGAACTATGAATCTGCTTTAGGGACAGAGTGCACTGAATATAacttctgtcacacacacacacatgacagcCACAATGCACACAGTAAAACTCCACACCCTCAGACTGAAATAAAAATGATAGATTTGACCCATGCTCAACGTTTGGAAACTGGGCCTGCCGATGGGATCGCCCCTGGCCTCCCCCGTCATGACGTAATGGGAATAAatacagaatggtgttttccTACTGGAACTATTAAAACCCTGCCCCTTGACCgtggtacagtatctagccacAGTCTGTCCGCTTTTTGTCTGTCTTAAGTGCTCATTCGTGGAGGATAGGAAAATGGGGgtaacctttctctctctctctctcgctctctctttcccttgcgTTTACCTGTCATCGTGGAAATTGCAGCTGAGCTCTAATGGCCACGGTGACCTACACACCACCAGTCTGATGCTGAACCCTGAGAGTCaatcatgcacacgcacacgcacgcacaaataAATATAGTTCACATAATTATACAGTATAGCCTGTTCGATCTTAAAAATGTCAGTCATGAGTCGTACCAGACACGGACACATTGCCCTCATTAGCATGTGTTTTATTTGCATGGACAAATGGACTCAGTCACATTTCCATACACATTGTAATAGGAGAATGTCTGTACATGGGTGCTATGTAAGCAATAAGCCACATTGgggggtatatggccaatataccacgggtaagggctgttcttatgcacgacgcaacgcagagtgccaagacacagcccttagccgtggtatattggccatatatcacaaaccccgaggtgcctcattgctattataaactggttacaacGTGAttaaagcagtaaaaataaatgttttgtcatacccgtatatggtctgatataccaccgctttcaaccaatcagcatttagggatcaaaccacccagtttataaaagagtgtatagcctacagctaaACACTATCATATTGTTAGTCTGAGCTCTCCTCGTAGCTGAACGTTATtaaacacactcactctctctcctggaTGAAAGGCGGGCTTGATAGGTGACATTCAAACAGTGTCCAGGTGTCTGAGAACATCCCTGTTCTCAGACACCACTGTCACTCTGAAACCAGAATCATTGCTCTGCTCCTTAGTTACACTCTGTAGTAAGTGCGAGGGCTTTCTCTCAGGAGAAGGAAACGCAAATCTCTCCCCTTAATTTATAAATGCCGTGTCCTCTGGGAAATCGAGACATTCCCTGACTGCTTTCGATTTGATGTAAAGTGTCTTATTGTCTTGTGTTTAGACCTACTGTAGTCAAATGGAAAGTATTGTTGTTTAAATAAGAATTGAGGACTCATTGAGTCATACTGCTGAAAGTAGAAGATGGgtataggaacacacacacacacacacacacactgcttctgAGCTCATATCGAACCCTGTCAGAGTTACTAAGCTCTCTCCTCCCCATGTGTCAGCTGGTTAATTGCAGGTGGAGGGAACAAGTCCTCTCAGTCCATCTCCCTGAATGAGCTTTGGAGTTTCACTGATTACTTCTGCAATGCCACACTCGCTCCATTGTTTACGAAAGGAAGAGAATACGCAGCAGAGAGAACGAAGCGTTGGTTTGAGGCTCCTGATTAGATCTCAGGACTGTTGTTCTCTGTCCCCCTCGTTTCCTAAATTGTCTTGTGTTTGCTTGATTTCACCTCTGCAATCAAGTCCACTAATTGCTTCCAATTTCAATCTCCAGCTGTGTATGATGTTATAGTGCATCAAAGATAagatttgaaaaatatatatatatatatataattctctGAAAGGAACTGTCTCTGTGGGTGTTGTAAAGGGTCTCCATGCTCCATATCTATTTCTTCAGATGCATTCAGATGTTATCTCACTGGCTAGCTCCTTGTTTGATTCTCCCACTGGCTAGCTAGTGTGGTGCAGTCAGtggggctgctgtgtgtgtgtgtgtgtgtgtgtgtgtgtgtgtgtgtgtgtgtgtgtgtgtgtgtgtgtgcgtgcgtgcgtgcgtgcgtgcgtgcgtgcgtgcgtgcgtgcgtgcgtgcgtgcgtgcgtgcgtgcgtctgtgtgtgtacccACCATCTAAATGGGTAACCTTGCCTGGGGCAGAGTCACCACTGGGAGCTTGGCCGACGTCAGGAGCCAAACCATGTCCTGCTACAGCCGCCTGCAGAACAAAACCCACTCCAGCTGGTAAGCGAGTCCTCTTTGTCCCCACATCACCAATGCCGTGCTTTAACCCAGATGGATGCTATACTTACATTGTTGCCTAGCCAACCAAGAAGGAGCGAGTCTGTGAAAAACGGAATCAAGGTTAACACCCAGCCTTGGCTGAGGCCTCCCATAATCTATTCTGTCCACCTACACTTACTGAATGGATGAgcactctgacctctctctctctctctctctctctctctctctctctctctctctctctctctctctctctctctctctctctctctctctttctctctctcctctctctctctctctctctctctcttctctctctcctctctctctctctccctctctcctctctctctcctccctctccctctttcctccctctctcctctctcgctcctctctctctctctctctctctctctctctccctctctccctctctctctctctctctccctctctctctctctctctctctctctctctctctctctctctctcccctctctctctctctctctctctctctccctctctctctctctctctctctcaccctttcatTTAGACAGAACGTTGTAGTTACTGCATGGTAGAAGGGCAGATTCAAGGCTACAGCTCCGAGGTGTTGTGCGTGCTGGTATAATGACAGGTCTGTGTAATAATGAGCTTGGTCCACACTTCCCACACACTGTGGTAGCTGCTGTTCCAGACTGTGGCGTTCCATCCTCTTTGATAGATAGTGTGGTGTAGGGCCAGCCAGCCACTTAGCAGTTCAATTCTAATTTCACCCGAGGCAGCTGAATGTTTAATTGGGGATTTAATTTTGGTTCCACGTACTTTTAAAATTATAATTTGTGTACTTGCCGCATTGTGCTTTTTTGTGAAAGTGGCAGGATGGGGCCTccagggtggcgcagtggtcaaaggcactgcattgcagtgctagctgtgccaccagagattctgggttcgagcccaggctctgtcgcagccggccgtgaccgagAGGTCCAGgacgattggcccagcgtcgtccgggttagggagggtttggccggcagggatatccttgtctcatcgcgcactagtgactcctgtggcggggcgGGCGCAgcgcacgctgaccaggtcgccaggacCGTAACTGCTGCCAATTggatattccccctcaggagactgtaaaagatttggcatagatcctcaaaaggttctacagctgcaccatcgagagcatcatgattggatgcatcactgcctggcatggaaactgctcggcctccgaccgcaaggcactacagatggtagtgcgtacggcccagtatatcactggggccaagcttcccgccatccaggacctctataccaggtggtttcagaagaaggccctaaaaattgtcaaagtctccaggtacaagaggcttctaaacagcttctacccccaagccataagactcctgataatcaaatggctactaatcaaatggctactcagactatttgGATTGTCCCCCCCTCCCTTTTATGTTGCTGCTACACTTTAGTCACTttaatagtcactttaataactctacctacttgTACAtcttacctcaattacctcgactaaccggtgccccgcacattgagtctgtacaggtaccacctgtatatggcctcgctattgttattttactgctgctcttgaattatttgtcaaattttggggggtatttttcttaaaactgcatttttggttaagggcttgtaagtaagcgtttcactgtaaggtctactacacctgttgtattcagcgcacgtgacaaatacaattttattttatttcatcatGGCAATGTCAAAAAGAAAACACCACCTCAGTGGTAATGTAGTAAGAATTGGCAACTTTGTTCCATTAATGCTGCATGTATTGTACCAAAATCATCTCAAATACCAAATGTGCACATGTGGACTGACAATGTGTTAATACGTTGTTATTGTTCTCTTCATAGAGTTACAGTTGATCTAAATGTCACATTTGTAGAGGGGGGAGCATTACCCCATCAGGTAATGAGACACGGGCCACTCCAGATAGGGTGTCACACATCCATCCAATCTAATGGAGCATGCTCTGTCTCCACCAACTCCCTGCTTCTCTGGCCTGCTCTGGATCAGGTGTACGTCAGGTGTCAGGATGGGCTGCTGCAACGTGGTCCTGCCTTTGTAGACTGACGATTTGAATGATAACTGTATGTGCACGTGTTTGTGCtctattatacaacgggtgggtctaatcctgaatgctaattggttaaaaccgcattccagccagtgtcttTTTAAGCTATAAGGCCCGAgtgggtgtggtatatggacaatataccacggctcAGGGCTGTTCTTAAGAACTaagcaatgcggagtgcctgga contains the following coding sequences:
- the LOC129832887 gene encoding leucine-rich repeat-containing protein 3B-like, which encodes MVQGLCPSRRVCLYPTMPLLAEWLLCHSLVACLLLHSLALSATTVGLHGANTGCSESCYCSEMADGGRVVRCSNMHLAEVPLDLPNDTRRLYLDGNLLTTIPADAFAGLPLLNELDLSHNELTQMEPGAFRGLVPSLRSLDLSSNRLTTLKPEVLGGLRAQANLTHNPWHCDCRLQVAMPRLDLEPVSLAGVVCHTSEPKDVGVDTGVPFIMVAADLDLCAGLKRTTDVAMLVTMFGWFAMVISYLVYYVRHNQEDTRRHLEYLKSLPSKLDRPEESSKLSTVV